In one window of Branchiostoma floridae strain S238N-H82 chromosome 14, Bfl_VNyyK, whole genome shotgun sequence DNA:
- the LOC118430060 gene encoding uncharacterized protein LOC118430060, whose amino-acid sequence MFATNPFTFVSNKIAHGVDKDSADKAPAKGKGEKLSSGPAKPLDLVNAILAQASQESGPKGKDSTHDITTNPTNDVLEVTEGTTFTPVPTKGPATEHTITSSSVGTEVEGASKVTPTNKAPVKATWTTFTFGPTTSVDPMNAITPASDDSGAKGAVIPTATNYSWYETLDFNYADRGSGTVIEGTNRN is encoded by the exons ATGTTTGCAACTAATCCGTTTACCTTTGTCA GTAATAAAATCGCTCATGGTGTCGATAAGGATTCCGCTGATAAGGCACCAGCGAAAGGTAAGGGAGAAAAGTTGTCATCTGGACCAGCCAAACCTTTGGACCTTGTGAATGCAATTCTCGCTCAGGCATCACAAGAATCTGGACCAAAAG GCAAAGACTCCACTCATGACATCACCACCAATCCTACGAATGATGTACTAGAGGTTACTGAAGGGACAACCTTCACCCCTGTCCCGACCAAAGGTCCGGCCACTGAACATACAATCACTTCTTCATCAGTTGGAACTGAAG TTGAAGGAGCCTCTAAAGTGACTCCCACGAACAAGGCCCCAGTTAAAGCAACATGGACAACGTTCACATTTGGACCGACCACATCTGTGGACCCTATGAATGCAATAACGCCTGCATCAGATGATTCTGGAGCGAAAG GAGCTGTCATTCCAACAGCAACTAACTACAGTTGGTACGAGACTTTAGACTTCAACTATGCAGATAGAGGCTCAGGCACGGTCATAGAAGGTACTAACCGCAATTGA